The window CCGCCCATTTCCGCAATGACGCGCTTCAGCCAGATCTGGCCGTCATGGACCTTGGACGCACGCTCATAGATGCGTGTTCCGACATCACGAGATCCTGTGAAGGAGATGAAGCGTGTCTTCGGATGGTCGACCAAGTAGTCGCCCACTTCCGCGCCGCTTCCCGGTACATAGTTCAGGACACCCTTCGGAAGTCCCGCTTCCTCCATCACTTCCACGAATTTCGCTGCCACCACCGGCGTTGTGGAAGCCGGCTTCAAGAGGACCGTATTTCCTGTCACGATCGCGGCCACAGTTGTCCCCGCCATGATCGCAAACGGGAAGTTCCACGGGGAGATCACGATGCCGACGCCCAATGGGATGTAGCTGTAGCGGTTGTATTCGCCCGGACGGCTTTCCACTTTTTGGCCTTCTTTGATGCTGAGCATTTGACGCGCATAGTACTCAAGGAAGTCGATCGCTTCAGCCGTATCGGCATCCGCTTCGTTCCAAGGCTTCCCTGCTTCCTTCGTCAACAGTGCAGAGAACTCATGCTTGCGGCGGCGGATGATCGCTGCCGCGCGGAACAGGATATCTGCACGCGTTTCCGGCTTCACCTTGCGCCATGTTTGGAACGTTTCATAGGCAATGTTCATCGCCTTTTCGGCTAAATCTTTATTCGCTTTGGACACACGTCCAATTAATTCTTCTTTATTCGCTGGGTTGATGGAGACGATTTTATCTTCCGTCGTCACGCGCTCTCCCCCGATGACAAGCGGGTAGTCCTGGCCAAGATAGCCTTCGACTGTCTTCAATCCAGTTTGGTACGCCTTTTGATTCTCTTCATTCGAAAAATCTGTAAATGGTTCATGTTTGTACGGAATCATTNNNNNNNNNNTGCTACGCCTCCTATATTAAAACGTTTTCATACAACTATCATTCTAGCACGAAACTTTTTTCTTCTTCAAAATTTGTGAATAGTAAGATTTCTTTTCTTGTTCATATTGGTTATTATTAATTGTGTAAAAAGTATGGCAGCCTCTGGAGAAGGTTATTATAAATAGGATAGTAGCTAAAGTCCCTGTTAGAAATTCTATTTTTTATCCAATAACTACCATACGTTTAGAAAAAGTTATTGTAAAATAAAATAAATACGATGGAGAGTAACAATGTCACGTTTAAACCGAACTAAATATTTTGCTTATTTCTTTTCATATATGCTGATTTATCCACCAGCCTATTTCGGGACTTTTTTTCTTGCTTTTTTTGCGGATTCCTCGTCAACCACCTCTGAATCTTTTTTGGATAAGGTATTTATTTTCTATGCAGTAATTGTAATCCTGGCAGGTTTATATATCCTTAATTATTTGTTTAGACGTATGTTGAAATTACCAAGAAACAACAAGTACACTTGGTCCATCTTCATTATTCATATAATCCTGACCCCTCTTACCTACTTTTTGGCTTTAGCTATCTATTAAAATATAGAAAAGAAGCTGCCCGAAACGCAATATACATCGCTATCAGACAGCTTCATTCACTTTTCTCGCTAATTACGCAATTCCAAAGTTAATAAATTTAATAGAAAATCTCATTTTAGTAGCTAAAGCAACAAGTATGAGAAAAGGGTCTATTTATAAATATGAACGTAAGGTTCTTTTTCATTTGGCTTTTTGGATATGAGTGCTTCCGGGCCATTGACGGAGGTCACATTGACTTCGATCGATAAGTAATCCGGAAAATGGTCCATGATCAATCCTGCTACATATTGAGTAAATCCGATCGCTTCTGCCTCTCCATAAAATTGGATGGGGATTTCAATGCGGAGTTCCGACATTTGATCGTCTTTATAATATGCCCTTCCAATGACACCGTTGCTTGAAAAGTATTTCTCTACATCCTGTTTGAAATTCATGAAATAGGTCCAATCATCCCGATGGTCCTGTTTGGCTTCATCAGATGGGAACAGGTAGTAGTTTTCCTTGACATCCTTCCAAGACCCGAGTGATGTACTGTTTGCCGGGACATTAGAATACGAGAAGAAATGCCCGGGAACAACCGAGTTTTTGCTTGCTTGCTCAAACAACCCAATGGTGATTGGAACACCTTTCAATTCCGGCTTATCTCTCAGCCTTTTCGCTACTTCTGCAGCAATTTTCTTTCCTTCGGCCACCACATCGGCATGTTTGATCGGCGCTTCATACACATCGCCATACTGTTCTTTTTGGTAATAATGAACGGAATTCAAGGCCAAACCAATCATGACACCGCCAAGTTTGACCGTATCTTTATCCGTTTTCACCAAGTAATCCTGTTCGAGGATATGTGACAGATAGATCGGATTTTTTTCATTCCGCTGCTTGACCGTTCCCTTTTCATCATCGAGCGGATTCAATCCGATATTCTGGGATGCCTTAAGCCCTTCTTCCTTCAGCTGGCTTTTTGAATATTTTCGGTTCAGCCAAAGCGTGACTGTATCCTTATCAAGAATCTGCCCTTCCTGAAATAAATATTTATCAGGGGAGTATTCATTCTTGGCAATCCTCATCAAGCCCGTTTCAAATTCCTTGATATCATACCTTGAATTCAGATTTGCAACGACCATTCCCCGTGTTTTGCTAGGTTTGAATGGCAAAATGGTCCGGTAATACTTATTGGAAATTTGGTAGTTCGGAATAAAGGCTTTCTCCGTCTTATCATCCGTTTTTTGGACCACTTCGTTGTTTTTTTCAAATTTCGGTGCGCATCCGGTCAACAACAATGCTGCAGCAAACGTCACCGCCAACCATTTTTTCATGCTCTCATTGCCACCTCTTATCGGTTAAGTTCATCAAGCATCTTCTCTTCGTCCCAGATCTCGATTCCCAAGTCTTGTGCTTTGGTAAGCTTGGACCCGGCATCTTCACCTGCAATTAACAGATCCGTGCTCTTGCTGACGCTTCCAGTGACTTTACCGCCAAGACCTTCTATTTTTTCTTTTGCTTCATTTCTTGTCAACTTTTCGAGCTTACCAGTCAACACGACCGTTTTGCCTGCGAATACAGAATCAGATTCCTCCGCCGAAACAGGCTTTGGCCCTTTATATTCCATATTGACACCCGATTCTTTCAGTTCCTCCATCAGTTCATGGACTTCTTCATTCTCAAAATATGATACCACTGAATCGGCCATTTTCTCACCAATTTCATTGATGGCTGTCAATTCTTCCAATGAAGCGGAGGCCAATTTGTCCATCGTATCGAAATGCTGGGCCAATGTCTTGGCCGCCTTTGCGCCGACGTGGCGAATGCCCAGGCCGAACAGAAGCTTCTCCAATGAATTTTTCTTGGAATCTTCGATTGCCTTCAGCAGGTTGGTGACTGATTTCTCCCCCATCCTTTCCAATCCTAATAGCTGTTCTTTGGAAAGTTTATAAAGGTCTGCAACATCAACGATCAGTTTTTCTTTGAACAGCTGTGTCACGACCTTCTCACCAAGGCCGTCGATGTTCATCGCATTTCTCGATACAAAGTGGATGAACCCTTCCCTGATTTGAGCGGGGCATTTTGGGTTGATGCACCTAAGTGCAACCTCGCCCTCAAGGCGGACCAATTCACTTTCACACTCGGGACAATGGGTAGGCATCGAGAACTCTTTTTCTTCCCCTGTCCGCTGCTCCACAAGGACATTCACGACTTCAGGTATGATGTCGCCCGCTTTTTTCACAACGACGGAATCACCTATTTTGATGTCTTTCTCCCTGATTAAATCCTCGTTATGGAGCGATGCCCGCTGGACAGTCGTCCCAGCGACTTTAACCGGCTCCAAAACGGCCGTCGGTGTGATGACACCGGTGCGTCCTACATTTAGCTCAATATCCTTGAGCTTTGTCACGACCTCTTCAGCCGGGAATTTATAGGCAATCGCCCACCGTGGACTTTTGGCCGTCGTCCCTAATTCTTGCTGCTGCTGGAGCGAATCGACCTTCACAACGATTCCATCGATTTCATAAGGCAGATTCGGACGTTTATCAACCCAGCCTTCTACAAATTGAATGACTTCATCGATTGTGGCACACGTTTTTCGTTCTTTATTAGTTTTGAAACCAAGACGTTCTAAAAAGTCAAGGCCTTCGCTATGGGAAGACACGCCTGTTTCCCCTATATCCGCTATTGCATAAAGAAATATATCCAGGTTCCTTGATGCCGCAATACGTGGATCAAGCTGCCTTAATGACCCTGCCGCTGCATTGCGGGGATTCGCAAACGGCTCCTCCTCTTTATCCAAACGCACTTCATTCAGCTTCTCGAATGACTTTTTGGGCATGAAGGCTTCCCCTCGGGCTTCAATTGACACCTGCTCATTCAATCGAAGCGGGATCGAACGGATCGTCTTCAAGTTCACCGTGATGTCTTCTCCGATTGTCCCGTCACCACGGGTAGCACCTTGGACAAACAATCCATCCTCATAGCGCAAAGAAACTGCAAGACCATCAATTTTCAGCTCGCATACATAAGAGAAATCTTCCCCTACCGCCTGCCGGACTTTTCGGTCAAAATCCCGTAAATCATCTTCGTTGAATGCATTTCCCAGGCTCAGCATCGGGCTTCGGTGTTCTACCTTCTGGAAAAAGTCCAAAACCGTACCGCCGACACGCTGGGAAGGAGAATCGGGAGTCTTAAGATCCGGATATTCCTCCTCGATCTCCAGTAACTCCCTCATTAAACGGTCATATTCTGCATCTGGAACGGAGGGCTTGTCCAGCACGTGATATTCATAATT is drawn from Falsibacillus albus and contains these coding sequences:
- a CDS encoding aldehyde dehydrogenase family protein; this encodes MIPYKHEPFTDFSNEENQKAYQTGLKTVEGYLGQDYPLVIGGERVTTEDKIVSINPANKEELIGRVSKANKDLAEKAMNIAYETFQTWRKVKPETRADILFRAAAIIRRRKHEFSALLTKEAGKPWNEADADTAEAIDFLEYYARQMLSIKEGQKVESRPGEYNRYSYIPLGVGIVISPWNFPFAIMAGTTVAAIVTGNTVLLKPASTTPVVAAKFVEVMEEAGLPKGVLNYVPGSGAEVGDYLVDHPKTRFISFTGSRDVGTRIYERASKVHDGQIWLKRVIAEMGG
- a CDS encoding CamS family sex pheromone protein; protein product: MKKWLAVTFAAALLLTGCAPKFEKNNEVVQKTDDKTEKAFIPNYQISNKYYRTILPFKPSKTRGMVVANLNSRYDIKEFETGLMRIAKNEYSPDKYLFQEGQILDKDTVTLWLNRKYSKSQLKEEGLKASQNIGLNPLDDEKGTVKQRNEKNPIYLSHILEQDYLVKTDKDTVKLGGVMIGLALNSVHYYQKEQYGDVYEAPIKHADVVAEGKKIAAEVAKRLRDKPELKGVPITIGLFEQASKNSVVPGHFFSYSNVPANSTSLGSWKDVKENYYLFPSDEAKQDHRDDWTYFMNFKQDVEKYFSSNGVIGRAYYKDDQMSELRIEIPIQFYGEAEAIGFTQYVAGLIMDHFPDYLSIEVNVTSVNGPEALISKKPNEKEPYVHIYK
- the ligA gene encoding NAD-dependent DNA ligase LigA, giving the protein MDRPSAEKQVKELHNLLNQYNYEYHVLDKPSVPDAEYDRLMRELLEIEEEYPDLKTPDSPSQRVGGTVLDFFQKVEHRSPMLSLGNAFNEDDLRDFDRKVRQAVGEDFSYVCELKIDGLAVSLRYEDGLFVQGATRGDGTIGEDITVNLKTIRSIPLRLNEQVSIEARGEAFMPKKSFEKLNEVRLDKEEEPFANPRNAAAGSLRQLDPRIAASRNLDIFLYAIADIGETGVSSHSEGLDFLERLGFKTNKERKTCATIDEVIQFVEGWVDKRPNLPYEIDGIVVKVDSLQQQQELGTTAKSPRWAIAYKFPAEEVVTKLKDIELNVGRTGVITPTAVLEPVKVAGTTVQRASLHNEDLIREKDIKIGDSVVVKKAGDIIPEVVNVLVEQRTGEEKEFSMPTHCPECESELVRLEGEVALRCINPKCPAQIREGFIHFVSRNAMNIDGLGEKVVTQLFKEKLIVDVADLYKLSKEQLLGLERMGEKSVTNLLKAIEDSKKNSLEKLLFGLGIRHVGAKAAKTLAQHFDTMDKLASASLEELTAINEIGEKMADSVVSYFENEEVHELMEELKESGVNMEYKGPKPVSAEESDSVFAGKTVVLTGKLEKLTRNEAKEKIEGLGGKVTGSVSKSTDLLIAGEDAGSKLTKAQDLGIEIWDEEKMLDELNR